The genomic DNA GTGAGATCAGAGACATGACGTCCACCACAGCTGACCTGCTAATGGCTGTGCTGTATGCTACTGTAGTAGCACCTGCAACAGTCACAGCGGGCCTCCTTTGGCAAGAAGACCTCCGGCATGCTGAGATGTGTTGTTGCTCAAAAGAACACAACTAAATCAGACTGCAGAATCAGTTGGGTACCATTCAGGTGTCCAGATTTAATACAGTGAATGACCATCACAAAAATGGAAGAATAGGTTATCTGGAAAAATCACATCTGGCAAAACAGGACTTAAATGAATAGGAAAAGAAGACAACAACATACATAAATGAatagaaaaaacaacaaaaaaatgtttttatggtTCGGTGTCTTTACACACCAAACCTTTGGGGCATTATTATGGAAATCTATGTCTTGACTCttccatgtgaatgtggttaAAGGCATGACTGGTAAACTACTGAAAGCCCAAAGTGATTGTCCTTTTCTACATTGTTCACCTACAATGGAAACTGATAGCTGCTTCGTACAACTTGAAGGAATGAAATGTCTGTGGCATCCGTGATTTGTCACATTGGCAGCTGATTAAAGAGCAGCAACTAATGACATTCGCCAGTCTTCACACCAGCAAAATGACCCTCACAGTTTCTCATCCTAAAATGGatttacatgtagcctactgtaaactcATGCACATTTTTACTGCTCTTTAGttatgttgatttgctttgtattatcctgtttacactgtagtgtatgttgcgtgtggtgtcttaagctgctgggaacTCTACAGATGATAGTGACTGGTTGTGACGTTCATTTGACCAGATGGTGATATAGATGCAACTGCACTTCCTTGCTACACTTCATTTTGTGTTACAGTGAAACAGATTGCATATCACTGATATGAAGGCAGATGTAGCAGTGCCTAGAAACTACTGTCAAAACAGAcccagggctgatagacaggaaatgatctgtgcccgaaaattatcaaatacattcaaaggcaATTTAgcgaatagcctttcttgatatcatacatggccgagctcaagcctgaattcaggcaccacgcctgaactctatcaggcctgcagACCATGTGAGATGCAAGATTCTGAGAATAAAATGTGCAACTACAGTGCTTCATCTTCATATTAACTAACTGCAATAGGTGGCTGGTCCTGTCTGCTAGTTCGGTTTTGCGTGCATAGCCTTAGTGATGTGACGAGACCACGTATGTTAAGAAGACCAAGTTGAGACAGTCGTTACAGGGTCAAGACTGAGTTGAGACCGAGTCTTTGAAGAGGCGAGACAAATGGGGACCGAGTTGCCGAGTTGAGACCGCATCGAGACcatccaaaaaacaaaaaatgagtAGATTTTCATGATTTACTTACATTTCACATTGTCTACCAAACTTCTTTTCTCAGCTGGAGTCAAAATGTAGCATTGCATGATGTCGACATTTCACTAAAGTTGAAGATGTTGAATTGTGGTTGAAGTAGCCAAATGTAATATTTACCAGAGGCATGCATTGGAATGACCATACATGTAGGTCAGGCTACTTTAACCCTCTCCAGAATAACTGCCCTGCCGTTTAGACAATGATTGTGTCTTTCAAAACCATTGCGCAGCACAGCATAGCAAGAAGACTTCCGACATACTGATATGTGTTGTTGCTTAAGAGAACAAAACTAATCAGACTGCAGAATCAGTTGGGTACCATTCAGGTGTCCAGATTTAATACAGTGAATGACCATCACAAAAATATTACAAAGCCATGGAAGAATAGGTTATCTGGAAAAATCACCTCTGGCAAAACAGgagtttaaaaaataaataaatagaaaaaaaacaaagaatgtTTTTATGGTTCAGTGTCTTTATACACCAAACCTTTGGGGCATTATTATGGAAATCTATGTCTTGACTCTTCCATATGAATGTGGTTAAAGGCATGACTGGTAAACTACTGAAAGCCCAAAGTGATTGTCCTTTTCTACATTGTTCACCTACAATGGAAACTGATAGCTGCTTCGTACAACTTGAAGGAATGAAATGTCTGTGGCATCCGTGATTTGTCACATTGGCAGCTGATTAAAGAGCAGCAACTAATGACATTCGCCAGTCTTCACACCAGCAAAATGACCCTCACAGTTTCTCATCCTAAAATGGatttacatgtagcctactgtaaactcATGCACATTTTTACTGCTCTTTAGttatgttgatttgctttgtattatcctgtttacactgtagtgtatgttgcgtgtggtgtcttaagctgctgggaacTCTACAGATGATAGTGACTGGTTGTGACGTTCATTTGACCAGATGGTGATATAGATGCAACTGCACTTCCTTGCTACACTTCATTTTGCGTTACAGTGAAACAGATTGCATATCACTGATATGAAGGCAGATGTAGCAGTGCCTAGAAACTACTGTCAAAACAGAcccagggctgatagacaggaaatgatctgtgcctgaaaattatcaaatacattcaaaggcaATATAGCGAATGGCTTTTCTTGACATCATACATGGCcgagcctgaattcaggcaccaatGAAATGTCTGTGGCATCCGTGATTGTCTAATTGGCAGCTGATTAAAGAGCAGCAACTAATGACATTCGTTTTCCATTATGGTAATGTTGCCCACAGGCAACGGttttataaaaataaaattgtgtatatatatatatacagtatatatatatatatatatatatatatatacagtatatatataaaatcttCAATAAATTTGTTGAAGTGACTATTTCTAAGCAGGAAAAACATTGCAATCTATTTTGCCCATTCAGATCATAATGCGTATCACAGAGGGTTAATATGGATGTTTCTATGTTCAACCATATGCGCTTATCTTGCATAGAGGAAGGAGAGGTCAGCAACAGAAGCAAACACTGCTCATCACAGAGCATTGAGACCGAAGCAAAGCAAGCATCTTCTGAAAGGTAACacttccatatactgtatgaattaAATCTCACATcgataaacacacaaatgtcagATTTACTACAATCAAGTAATCTAATAGATTAAGTCTgctaaaaatgtatttatcaCCTCAGGAATGCACTATGTAAAATTGTGTTCCACTAaaagttctatctgtgtggttgttttttttgtacaaaatgCCATCAGATTGTCTCAACCTGttttatttacattacattttaaaggACCTATAATTAAATATCTACACCCTTTTGACCTATAACCATGGATACCCTGAGATTTACACTATATTATTTTGCTGTACTGTGTTATAATCAATTCAATCTAGTCTACTGGATAAGttgtttatatatacagtattatatatatatacagtatatatacagtatatgtgtgtgtgtgtgtagaaaactTTTGggaacactttacttgaaggtatctataAGAGTGGCATGGCACTGTTGTCATTACAAAAACTGAATGACACTAAATGACAGAAGCATAATGTCATGAATGTTTATGGCTTGTTTATAATATTTAtgacatgttcatgacagtgtcatgtcactcttatgtactgtagacaccttcaagtaaagtgcaaCCAAACTTTCAATGAAACTGATTTTCTAATGAGAAAAGTATCTACTGCTAAAGTGATGGACAATGTGGTGTTCAAGACTACTAAATTCATCATTGCTGTCTGTTTGCAAGACATGAACATCATGGATAAAGATGCAAATTAAATATTCTGTTCATCGTACCTCGATGAATAGGAATTGAACAAATATGATAGATATACATAAATATTTTATAATAAATTAATCTGGTCTattggagtaaaaaaaaaatagaaaaatatattttctgcaAGTGTTGAACAATGTGGTGTTAAAGACAACTAAATTCatcattgctgtctttttgcaGGACTGAAACACCATGGAGAAAGTAAATGAAACATTCTATGTATTTAACGAatctgaatatgaatatgaatatgagtaTGAGACTAGACCACCTGCTGGTCCCATGCGTGATGCACTGTGtgatgctctgtgtgtttttgtcctgacatcaaacatcatcatcttcattctGGGCATTGTGGGAAATGGCCTTGTCATTTGGATCATTGGCGTAAAGACAAAACGCACGGTCAACTCCTCATGGTACCTGAGCTTGGCAGCGTCTGACTTCTTGTTCTGCACGACTGTCCCTTTCAACGGTGTCTATATGGCAACTGGACACTGGCATTTTGGACATTTCATGTGTAAGTTCGTATCTGTGGCCTTCCCCCTTAACCTGTACAGCAGCATTTTCCTCCTGCTTGTCATCAGTGTGGACCGCTGCATGTGTGTCGTATTTCCTGTGTGGACTCAGAACCACCGGACTCTGAGGAAGTCTTCTGCCATCATCACCCTGGTCTGGACTGTCTCTACACTGCTAGCTCTACCCTTCCTATTTTTTTATACCACACAGACTATAAAAGATGATACCATGTGCATCGATGATTACACATCATTTTCTCGTAAAATTgtggtgtttatttgttttgtatcTGGACTTGCCGTCCCTCTGATGGTCATTGTGATCTGCTACTCTATTATTATGCTGAAGTTGAGAGCCAATCGTACTATGAGATCCTCCAAACCCTTTAAGGTGATGACCGCTGTCATAATAACATTTGTGATGTGCTATCTTCCTTTGTTCATCTTTCAGCTGCTGTCAGTCTACCATGTGTTATATTCTCCTACCCTGTTGAAGACAGGGATTCAAGTAACAATCACCATAGCCTATGTCAACAGTTTCATGAACCCAATTTTATATTCATTCATGGGTCAGGACTTCAGGAATAAATGCCTGATGTCTGTTCTTTCAAGGATGGAAAATGCGTTGCAAGAGGAAGGCTGTCCATGTCAAAATCAGGCTCTTGATATCGGCTTGCGTGTCGTGCCTAACAaagccccttagctgttctaaaactagtgtaaactacggcctctcggggctcaTTGCTTACACATTCATGTGACTTAGCAATACTCTCTACAGAAGTCATATTAACCCATTTCAACTGTCTACAAAAGAAATCATATGTATAAGGCTCTAAAACTGTTACTAGGGCAGGGGAATTCCCCAATACTCTTTCGGTAAATGTTGAAGTAATAGAGTGTTTCAATGAAATGTGTGGAGTGTCAAATGTTCTGAGTAAATTGTCACATGAGCAGAGCTGTTTACTTCTTAGTTGCACCTTGACTGCCTCAaagtacaagcacacacacagactcacacacagacatacacatacacaaacacacacagacatatacactctcacacatgcacacacacgtacacagacacacacacacacacacacacacacacacacgcacacacacacacacagctgaagatgggcaggtcattcattttccaacatgacattgatcctaaacatactgccaaaagaacaaagcagtggcttaaggataggagggtgaatatccttgagtggccaaGTCAGAGCCCTACCCCTTAAATCCTACAGAAAATCTGTGATTGaattgaagagagcagtccatcgtcGTTCCCCACAGAATTagactgaatttgaacaattctgcaaggaagattgagcaaatattccccaatctaggtgtgcaaagctaatagACATAACCAAAACATATTGATGgatgtaatgaaagcaaaagaaagctctacaaagtattaaatcaggggTAGATGACTTTTCCAAACCGGTTATTCtaatttttcattttattttgttaattttcagaactgttgtcttttagttttttttcatAATTTTGATGTTgcacagctaaatttgtaaataaaactgtaaaaatatttttatatgggttttgatttcagactgtaagacaaaaaaagtaactatttcaaaggggtatgatgactttctataggcaatgtatacacacgcacgcacagactcaTCCTCAGATAGATTTActgtacactcatgcacatctttatctttagtattTCGTTTTTAACTGCTCTTTAGttatgttgatttgctttgtattatcctgtttaaactgtagtgtatgttgcgtgtggtgtcttaagctgctgggaacTCTTACAGATGATAGTGACTGGTTGTGACGTTCATTTGACCAGATGGTGATATAGATGCAACTGCACTTCCTTGCTACACTTCATTTTGTGTTACAGTGAAACAGATTGCATATCACTGATATGAAGGCAGATGTAGCAGTGCCTAAAAACTACTGTCAAAACAGAcccagggctgatagacaggaaatgatctgtgcccgaaaattatcaaatacattcaaaggcaATTTAgcgaatagcctttcttgatatcatacatggccgagctcaagcctgaattcaggcaccacgcctgaactctatcaggcctgcagACCATGTGAGATGCAAGATTCTGAGAATAAAATGTGCAACTACAGTGCTTCATCTTCATATTAACTAACTGCAATAGGTGGCTGGTCCTGTCTGCTAGTTCGGTTTTGCGTGCATAGCCTTAGTGATGTGACGAGACCACGTATGTTAAGAAGACCAAGTTGAGACAGTCGTTACAGGGTCAAGACTGAGTTGAGACCGAGTCTTTGAAGAGGCGAGACAAATGGGGACCGAGTTGCCGAGTTGAGACCGCATCGAGACcatccaaaaaacaaaaaatgagtAGATTTTCATGATTTACTTACATTTCACATTGTCTACCAAACTTCTTTTCTCAGCTGGAGTCAAAATGTAGCATTGCATGATGTCGACATTTCACTAAAGTTGAAGATGTTGAATTGTGGTTGAAGTAGCCAAATGTAATATTTACCAGAGGCATGCATTGGAATGACCATACATGTAGGTCAGGCTACTTTAACCCTCTCCAGAATAACTGCCCTGCCGTTTAGACAATGATTGTGTCTTTCAAAACCATTGCGCAGCACAGCATAGCAAGAAGACTTCCGACATACTGATATGTGTTGTTGCTTAAGAGAACAAAACTAATCAGACTGCAGAATCAGTTGGGTACCATTCAGGTGTCCAGATTTAATACAGTGAATGACCATCACAAAAATATTACAAAGCCATGGAAGAATAGGTTATCTGGAAAAATCACCTCTGGCAAAACAGgagtttaaaaaataaataaatagaaaaaaaacaaagaatgtTTTTATGGTTCAGTGTCTTTATACACCAAACCTTTGGGGCATTATTATGGAAATCTATGTCTTGACTCTTCCATATGAATGTGGTTAAAGGCATGACTGGTAAACTACTGAAAGCCCAAAGTGATTGTCCTTTTCTACATTGTTCACCTACAATGGAAACTGATAGCTGCTTCGTACAACTTGAAGGAATGAAATGTCTGTGGCATCCGTGATTTGTCACATTGGCAGCTGATTAAAGAGCAGCAACTAATGACATTCGCCAGTCTTCACACCAGCAAAATGACCCTCACAGTTTCTCATCCTAAAATGGatttacatgtagcctactgtaaactcATGCACATTTTTACTGCTCTTTAGttatgttgatttgctttgtattatcctgtttacactgtagtgtatgttgcgtgtggtgtcttaagctgctgggaacTCTACAGATGATAGTGACTGGTTGTGACGTTCATTTGACCAGATGGTGATATAGATGCAACTGCACTTCCTTGCTACACTTCATTTTGCGTTACAGTGAAACAGATTGCATATCACTGATATGAAGGCAGATGTAGCAGTGCCTAGAAACTACTGTCAAAACAGAcccagggctgatagacaggaaatgatctgtgcctgaaaattatcaaatacattcaaaggcaATATAGCGAATGGCTTTTCTTGACATCATACATGGCcgagcctgaattcaggcaccaatGAAATGTCTGTGGCATCCGTGATTGTCTAATTGGCAGCTGATTAAAGAGCAGCAACTAATGACATTCGTTTTCCATTATGGTAATGTTGCCCACAGGCAACGGttttataaaaataaaattgtgtatatatatatatacagtatatatatatatatatatatatatatatatacagtatatatataaaatcttCAATAAATTTGTTGAAGTGACTATTTCTAAGCAGGAAAAACATTGCAATCTATTTTGCCCATTCAGATCATAATGCGTATCACAGAGGGTTAATATGGATGTTTCTATGTTCAACCATATGCGCTTATCTTGCATAGAGGAAGGAGAGGTCAGCAACAGAAGCAAACACTGCTCATCACAGAGCATTGAGACCGAAGCAAAGCAAGCATCTTCTGAAAGGTAACacttccatatactgtatgaattaAATCTCACATcgataaacacacaaatgtcagATTTACTACAATCAAGTAATCTAATAGATTAAGTCTgctaaaaatgtatttatcaCCTCAGGAATGCACTATGTAAAATTGTGTTCCACTAaaagttctatctgtgtggttgttttttttgtacaaaatgCCATCAGATTGTCTCAACCTGttttatttacattacattttaaaggACCTATAATTAAATATCTACACCCTTTTGACCTATAACCATGGATACCCTGAGATTTACACTATATTATTTTGCTGTACTGTGTTATAATCAATTCAATCTAGTCTACTGGATAAGttgtttatatatacagtattatatatatatacagtatatatacagtatatgtgtgtgtgtgtgtagaaaactTTTGggaacactttacttgaaggtatctataAGAGTGGCATGGCACTGTTGTCATTACAAAAACTGAATGACACTAAATGACAGAAGCATAATGTCATGAATGTTTATGGCTTGTTTATAATATTTAtgacatgttcatgacagtgtcatgtcactcttatgtactgtagacaccttcaagtaaagtgcaaCCAAACTTTCAATGAAACTGATTTTCTAATGAGAAAAGTATCTACTGCTAAAGTGATGGACAATGTGGTGTTCAAGACTACTAAATTCATCATTGCTGTCTGTTTGCAAGACATGAACATCATGGATAAAGATGCAAATTAAATATTCTGTTCATCGTACCTCGATGAATAGGAATTGAACAAATATGATAGATATACATAAATATTTTATAATAAATTAATCTGGTCTattggagtaaaaaaaaaatagaaaaatatattttctgcaAGTGTTGAACAATGTGGTGTTAAAGACAACTAAATTCatcattgctgtctttttgcaGGACTGAAACACCATGGAGAAAGTAAATGAAACATTCTATGTATTTAACGAatctgaatatgaatatgaatatgagtaTGAGACTAGACCACCTGCTGGTCCCATGCGTGATGCACTGTGtgatgctctgtgtgtttttgtcctgacatcaaacatcatcatcttcattctGGGCATTGTGGGAAATGGCCTTGTCATTTGGATCATTGGCGTAAAGACAAAACGCACGGTCAACTCCTCATGGTACCTGAGCTTGGCAGCGTCTGACTTCTTGTTCTGCACGACTGTCCCTTTCAACGGTGTCTATATGGCAACTGGACACTGGCATTTTGGACATTTCATGTGTAAGTTCGTATCTGTGGCCTTCCCCCTTAACCTGTACAGCAGCATTTTCCTCCTGCTTGTCATCAGTGTGGACCGCTGCATGTGTGTCGTATTTCCTGTGTGGACTCAGAACCACCGGACTCTGAGGAAGTCTTCTGCCATCATCACCCTGGTCTGGACTGTCTCTACACTGCTAGCTCTACCCTTCCTATTTTTTTATACCACACAGACTATAAAAGATGATACCATGTGCATCGATGATTACACATCATTTTCTCGTAAAATTgtggtgtttatttgttttgtatcTGGACTTGCCGTCCCTCTGATGGTCATTGTGATCTGCTACTCTATTATTATGCTGAAGCTGAGAGCCAATCGTACTATGAGATCCTCCAAACCCTTTAAGGTGATGACCGCTGTCATAATAACATTTGTGATGTGCTATCTTCCTTTGTTCATCTTTCAGCTGCTGTCAGTCTACCATGTGTTATATTCTCCTACCCTGTTGAAGACAGGGATTCAAGTAACAATCACCATAGCCTATGTCAACAGTTTCATGAACCCAATTTTATATTCATTCATGGGTCAGGACTTCAGGAATAAATGCCTGATGTCTGTTCTTTCAAGGATGGAAAATGCGTTGCAAGAGGAAGGCTGTCCATGTCAAAATCAGGCTCTTGATATCGGCTTGCGTGTCGTGCCTAACAaagccccttagctgttctaaaactagtgtaaactacggcctctcggggctcaTTGCTTACACATTCATGTGACTTAGCAATACTCTCTACAGAAGTCATATTAACCCATTTCAACTGTCTACAAAAGAAATCATATGTATAAGGCTCTAAAACTGTTACTAGGGCAGGGGAATTCCCCAATACTCTTTCGGTAAATGTTGAAGTAATAGAGTGTTTCAATGAAATGTGTGGAGTGTCAAATGTTCTGAGTAAATTGTCACATGAGCAGAGCTGTTTACTTCTTAGTTGCACCTTGACTGCCTCAaagtacaagcacacacacagactcacacacagacatacacacacacaaacacacacagacatatacactctcacacatgcacacacacgtacacagacacacacacacacacacacacacacacacacacgcacacacacacacacacagctgaagatgggcaggtcattcattttccaacatgacattgatcctaaacatactgccaaaagaacaaagcagtggcttaaggataggagggtgaatatccttgagtggccaaGTCAGAGCCCTACCCCTTAAATCCTACAGAAAATCTGTGATTGaattgaagagagcagtccatcgtcGTTCCCCACAGAATTagactgaatttgaacaattctgcaaggaagattgagcaaatattccccaatctaggtgtgcaaagctaatagACATAACCAAAACATATTGATGgatgtaatgaaagcaaaagaaagctctacaaagtattaaatcaggggTAGATGACTTTTCCAAACCGGTTATTCtaatttttcattttattttgttaattttcagaactgttgtcttttagttttttttcatAATTTTGATGTTgcacagctaaatttgtaaataaaactgtaaaaatatttttatatgggttttgatttcagactgtaagacaaaaaaagtaactatttcaaaggggtatgatgactttctataggcaatgtatacacacgcacgcacagactcaTCCTCAGATAGATTTActgtacactcatgcacatctttatctttagtattTCGTTTTTAACTGCTCTTTAGttatgttgatttgctttgtattatcctgtttaaactgtagtgtatgttgcgtgtggtgtcttaagctgctgggaacTCTTACAGATGATAGTGACTGGTTGTGACGTTCATTTGACCAGATGGTGATATAGATGCAACTGCACTTCCTTGCTACACTTCATTTTGTGTTACAGTGAAACAGATTGCATATCACTGATATGAAGGCAGATGTAGCAGTGCCTAAAAACTACTGTCAAAACAGAcccagggctgatagacaggaaatgatctgtgcccgaaaattatcaaatacattcaaaggcaATT from Sardina pilchardus chromosome 2, fSarPil1.1, whole genome shotgun sequence includes the following:
- the LOC134099111 gene encoding N-formyl peptide receptor 2-like, which gives rise to MRDALCDALCVFVLTSNIIIFILGIVGNGLVIWIIGVKTKRTVNSSWYLSLAASDFLFCTTVPFNGVYMATGHWHFGHFMCKFVSVAFPLNLYSSIFLLLVISVDRCMCVVFPVWTQNHRTLRKSSAIITLVWTVSTLLALPFLFFYTTQTIKDDTMCIDDYTSFSRKIVVFICFVSGLAVPLMVIVICYSIIMLKLRANRTMRSSKPFKVMTAVIITFVMCYLPLFIFQLLSVYHVLYSPTLLKTGIQVTITIAYVNSFMNPILYSFMGQDFRNKCLMSVLSRMENALQEEGCPCQNQALDIGLRVVPNKAP
- the LOC134099107 gene encoding N-formyl peptide receptor 2-like, producing the protein MRDALCDALCVFVLTSNIIIFILGIVGNGLVIWIIGVKTKRTVNSSWYLSLAASDFLFCTTVPFNGVYMATGHWHFGHFMCKFVSVAFPLNLYSSIFLLLVISVDRCMCVVFPVWTQNHRTLRKSSAIITLVWTVSTLLALPFLFFYTTQTIKDDTMCIDDYTSFSRKIVVFICFVSGLAVPLMVIVICYSIIMLKLRANRTMRSSKPFKVMTAVIITFVMCYLPLFIFQLLSVYHVLYSPTLLKTGIQVTITIAYVNSFMNPILYSFMGQDFRNKCLMSVLSRMENALQEEGCPCQNQALDIGLRVVPNKAP